Proteins from one Clostridia bacterium genomic window:
- a CDS encoding (2Fe-2S)-binding protein, which translates to MEVRFVLNGREVKVDVKPTANLADVLRQQLGVTSVKKGCETGDCGSCAVLLDGELVNSCIVLAPTVEGKSVTTVEGLIVNGEMDAIQKSLVEHHGTQCGFCTPGMVLAIKALLNKNPKPTEQEIRRAISGNLCRCTGYQKIVEAVKSITV; encoded by the coding sequence ATGGAAGTGAGATTTGTCTTAAATGGCAGGGAAGTAAAAGTAGACGTCAAGCCCACTGCTAACTTAGCCGATGTCTTGCGCCAGCAGCTGGGGGTCACCAGCGTGAAGAAGGGCTGTGAAACCGGGGACTGCGGGTCCTGTGCCGTTTTGCTGGATGGGGAACTGGTGAACTCTTGTATCGTGCTCGCTCCCACAGTAGAGGGCAAGAGCGTGACCACCGTGGAAGGCCTCATTGTCAACGGTGAAATGGATGCTATTCAGAAAAGCCTGGTGGAGCATCACGGTACCCAGTGCGGTTTCTGCACCCCCGGTATGGTGCTGGCTATCAAGGCCTTGCTGAATAAGAATCCCAAGCCCACCGAACAAGAGATCCGCCGGGCCATTTCCGGTAACCTCTGCCGCTGCACCGGTTACCAGAAGATTGTCGAGGCTGTCAAGAGTATTACAGTGTAG
- a CDS encoding xanthine dehydrogenase family protein molybdopterin-binding subunit codes for MGKVIGQRIPLYDAYRHVAGQTKYVDDIYLPGMLYVKTAKLPVPHARILNIDTSAAERVPGVAGVITYKDVPNNYWGPFVQDQPVLPDKYVRYLGQPVVAIAAVDEDTAQEAAEKVKIDYEELPPVFDPEEAMQPGTPEVHEGGNIAKLGGHDAVMVRLGDVEKGFEESDYIIEHRFRTGMNEHAFLEPHCSVAEADANGHVTIYTASQTTSWHQFLIAGVLAKPVSDIRIVASPLGGGFGGKSNPSTEFVCALLAEKTGKPVKWRWTREEEFLISTVRSADIMYMKTGFKKDGTLVARQIKYIQDTGAYNDFGTYGMLKLTSQINGPYRVPNVWFDGYVVYTNKQVVGPMRGYSITQSVSANETQMEMIAEITGLDPIEVRRKNLFTDGDILPTQQVLEAVGARETLEAVIEASGWYKK; via the coding sequence ATGGGAAAAGTAATTGGCCAGAGGATTCCCTTATATGATGCCTATCGCCACGTGGCAGGGCAGACGAAATACGTGGACGACATTTACCTGCCCGGAATGCTCTATGTCAAAACAGCGAAACTCCCCGTGCCCCATGCCCGCATTTTAAATATTGATACCAGTGCGGCCGAAAGAGTGCCGGGAGTGGCAGGAGTCATCACCTATAAAGATGTGCCCAACAATTACTGGGGGCCCTTTGTGCAAGACCAACCGGTGCTGCCTGACAAGTACGTCCGGTATTTGGGCCAGCCGGTAGTGGCCATTGCCGCCGTGGATGAAGATACCGCTCAGGAAGCGGCGGAAAAAGTGAAAATTGATTACGAAGAATTACCCCCTGTATTCGACCCCGAAGAAGCCATGCAGCCGGGAACTCCCGAGGTCCACGAAGGCGGCAATATTGCCAAACTCGGCGGCCATGACGCGGTGATGGTGCGCCTGGGCGACGTGGAGAAAGGCTTTGAGGAGTCAGACTACATTATTGAGCATAGATTCCGTACCGGCATGAACGAACATGCCTTCTTGGAACCCCACTGCAGTGTGGCTGAAGCTGATGCCAACGGCCATGTGACCATTTACACCGCCAGCCAGACTACTTCCTGGCACCAGTTCTTGATCGCCGGGGTGCTGGCAAAGCCAGTCAGCGACATACGGATCGTAGCCAGTCCCCTCGGCGGCGGCTTTGGCGGTAAGTCCAACCCGTCCACGGAGTTCGTGTGCGCCCTTTTGGCGGAGAAGACCGGTAAACCGGTGAAATGGCGCTGGACCCGGGAAGAAGAGTTCTTGATTTCCACCGTGCGCAGCGCCGACATCATGTATATGAAGACCGGATTCAAGAAAGACGGCACGCTGGTCGCCCGCCAAATCAAATATATCCAAGATACGGGCGCTTACAACGACTTCGGTACCTACGGGATGCTGAAATTAACCTCGCAAATTAACGGCCCGTACCGGGTGCCCAATGTCTGGTTTGACGGTTATGTGGTTTATACCAACAAGCAAGTCGTGGGTCCCATGCGGGGTTACAGTATCACCCAATCTGTTTCCGCCAACGAAACACAAATGGAAATGATCGCCGAGATAACCGGTCTGGATCCCATTGAAGTAAGAAGGAAGAATCTCTTCACAGACGGCGATATCCTCCCGACCCAGCAAGTGCTTGAAGCAGTAGGCGCCAGGGAGACATTAGAAGCGGTTATCGAGGCGTCCGGCTGGTATAAAAAATAA